ctttttgtggttttattaCTTTGAATTGTAGTATCATTAATTTTAACTTCTCTAGAattaatttctctcatttcttcctgctggcaagctgtatttttatCATGTGGTTTTGTCCCTATAAATGTACTGTGAGTCACAGGATGATGCATTTCTAATGCTGGTAGTGAAAAACTGGTTCGTAATGAGCCCAATTTAGGGGAAACTTGAGAGTCCAACTTATTTTGCTGCACAGAGTTAAATTTTGAGAGTTTAATTTTAGTCCAGTTGGAGTTCTTTTTAGTTGAGCTGTTCATTCCATTTAGTATACATTTCACAGGCTTTGTTTTTCTACTGGGGAAGAAACGATTACATTGAACGTCCTGATTTGTTTCCTTCTGATGAAGTATTTGTCTCGCAATATCAGTCTCTTCCAATTTTATTTCTGCCGGCTTCTCCTCCTTTACACTTTCCATTTGTGAGGATTCCTTTTTTACCTCTACAGTATCTGACTCAATTTCACCAGCAATTTcttcacagagctgaagaatgcTACCTCGTTTGCTCTTTCCTGCTTGCTCCAGCTCATTATCGACACTTTGTTCAGGCACTAATGGCTGTGGACTTTTTTGGGATTTTGCACTACTATTCACTTGTGTGTGAATTGACTTCTCATTCCTTTTGGAGACCACTGAAGGAGACAATTTTGATCTTTTTATCTCAGAAGAAGTTACAGTCAgagattttttcccctcttttctaaTATTCTTCTGAAGACACTTTCCAGATCCTTTTATGCACTCAGAACTACAAGCATAAACTGTCTGAGGCTCTATCTtgcgtttttttccttttggggaaTTTATTACCTCATTAATTAATGGATTTTCATCCTCTTTAGAGTCAgacttcatttccagtatttttcttttcacatgtttTTGACTTGTTTTAACTTTATTAGATTTACTTTGAGTATTGCTACAATGCTCTTTTCTTATTGGTGGCAAACTCTGTTTAACCACTTGAACTTGACCCTGAATTTCTCTACTACGCAGAGACATTGTTGAAACCTCTGTTAACTGTTGTAGTCTTTGTGATCTCCGGTTAAGCTGTTCATTTGCTTTAGGGGGTTCATGCACTGACTTTTTCTGAgacaattttttctgttttgtaggtTCTTGTTGTGAATGTCCCTTTGCAGTCACCATATTTTTATTAATGGATTTACCACCTTTTTTATCACAGGATGCTGCCTTTGCTGACCTTGTACTCATGCATGTTCCTAATTCaggctcatttattttatttccactaGAAGATTTAACCACTGATTTTATAGCTTCCTTTGGAACTGATTTTTTTGCTAGATTCCTTTGAGAACCTTGAATTTGTATTCCTAAATtcttatcttcactttttttaataacagtggaggaattttcttttgatttctcctgaaTGGACATCATTCCTGAGTAGGGTCCTCTTTTTCCGAGTAGTGTTTTTGAGAGGCTTTTTGTGTCCTGGCGGGTACAAATGCTGAATGTCTAGTATTATTACTGaagagcagatcttaaaaatCAACTTTCATTGATGCTGATAtacattttcaacaaaaatacTAGTTTGCTTCAAGTAAGGTTTCTGTCATCCCTAGGACATGAGAAAAGCTGGTACGAAGGCTGAAAGATATTTGTTTTACTTTGGACAAGGTAATacaaatttaaggaaaatttaaCTCCAATTCGATGTTTTTagaacttttcattaaaaaaatttaatacagattcaatctgttttgttaatttttcaattaatattGGTTTTCGGACGTAGCCCTATTATTAAAGGAGTTATCACTGATCTATCTGTTTTGACAaagtttttgaaaacttttttcttctgaagTCTACAGTTACTGAACTTTGATTCATTTGAAACATGTCTTACAGctaaaatgttttttcctttgtttgctGAGCCTGTTGGTTTAAAGTTCTTATCTAACCTCTTTCGTTTAATAAAATACTCTATTAATATAGATTTTCTTTTGTGCtgccatttctgaaaaaaaaaagaaaatgaaattttgtacAATTCAAGAAATATAGCAATGCTAACACTATACAGAAATAACTGTGATTTATATAAAAACTAGCTTTTGAGTTATTTAGTCTGCAAACTTAAGGCTAACAGAATAAAGTATCCCAAGTACAGTCTTATAAATAACCAATAACTTGTCTTATATAAGCATGGAATAGTTGAAAATCAGTTTATTCTTCAAGGTTACTTACAATTCTTTTCCCACGTGAGAGAATTGATCTTTCAGCCACCATAACTCATAAAAATTTGACAAAACCATTCCTTATAATATCCTCTTAACACATTACACAGCAcctaaaagaaaaagcattttaaaatgtttaaaatgtacaaaggaaAGATGTAATCATTGACTCACCtctcatatatcatatataacatTCTATAATTTTACCCTGTCCTATCATTAGTCTTCAGAGCCCACTTTATACatagcattttaattttagcatttCTAATGTGAAGTAAACTATGATACATGCATCCAATGGAATTGTATGCATCCATTTTATGTTgtagaaacaacttttaaaatacaaaaacaatccATAATATGCACATATAACGGATTAAACTGATAAAGTGAAATCCCATTTTGAGGAAAAACAGTGGACAtaaaataactatataaataGAAAACCACTGACACAGTTAAAAAGGCAGATTTAAACACACATTTACCTCTTCTCTCATGTAAAacctacttaaaaaaaacaacagattAAGACAAAACCATAAATACAACAGACAAAGAACAAAAGAGTAGATGATAAAACGTATGGAAGCCACAAAGAAGGACAAAAAATAACTAACCTCCAGACACAAGAAACCTGAACCCTAAACAAGAAATGAGGAAAGCTGAGAAGCAATTCTGTTTAAACCACAGAATCCTCCAAGACTCAGGAATTGGCAGTACCAGGCTCCATAGGACAGGGGGAAGAAAATGGGACTCAAAAAAACAGAGACTCCCAAATTGCCACTCCAACTACTAGGACCCAGAAGTCTGCCCCTGCATCATTCCCGAAGACTGGAGGTATAAATCTCTGGAAGGAGTAAAACAAAAGGTCTTTGGTGTGTGGGGGTTCAACAGTCATAGGTGAGGGAAGAAATATCATACTGACAACAGAGCGAATAAATAGGAGTACACATACTGACTGCTGAAACCCACTCCCTCCACCCAAAGTCCTCTTTGCCTACTGAGAGATTCCTAGAGGACAGCAGCTAAACCTATGCCTTCTAGGAAGGAAACTAatgaattacacacacacacacacacgtgctcacACTCATTCACATCCTACAATCAGAAGACTTACCAGCCCACCCACCATCCAAACACACCTAGCTTCAATCAGTTTTAATGTCTCACTGGTAACCATGAGTAGATAAACAAGCATCACCACATACATGAGGAAaaccttaaaatgaaaaaaacaggaaacaaatagTTTGGAACAAAAACTATGCggagacaaaaattaaaaataagctaaTTCATCCATGAAACAAATATGCAAGAACATTCACAGTACAAAAAAGaacttatgaaaattaaaaatacataaaagaaattaaaaagtcaataGAAGCATTAGAAGATAAAGGTAAGATCTGCTAGAACAAAAAGACTGAACTGGCAAATAGGAGACGAAGGGTAAGAAAACTAAAGGATCATCCAGGAAGGACCAACAGTCCAGTAATTCGAGttttagaaaacagagaaaaaacaccgaaaaaaatcaagaattcaaGAAATTTTCCTAGAACTAACAGACTTGAGTTTCCAGATTAAAAGGGCCAAGAGCATCTAACACAATggatgaaaaaaaagattttaagaagCATATCATGAGAACAAAAAGATGACCCTCAAACTTTTAGAGGGGGAAAAATTCTCGAACACATACAGAAGATTAAGACTCAGAATCACATTAGACCTCTCAATAGCAATAGCAGAAGAGAGATAATGGGAAAATCCTTCaagatgctgaaagaaaattatgtcCAAAGTAGAATTCAATGCCTAATTCAGTGTGAGTCTACAATGAGGATATTTCAGACAGGTAGAGTTTCAAAAAATTTACCTTCCACATATCTTCTATAGAAATGCACCACAAAATGAATGTGTTaaacaaaggaaggagagaaaagagggaggtcagaagcaaaaaaaagaaaacaagaaaagataatGTGTGTCTTTACTGAAGTTCATATGAATAAATTagacaattaaaaagaatttttaaaaagaacttctaTTGATAATACAGATATATAGCCGCTCAATTCTTTACTCCTGTCTATTTAATAAAAGGAATGACTTGGCAGCTGAAGGactgagaatattttcaaatatatctttCTTTTAGTATCGTCAACTTTTGGAGTGTACAAACCAAAAAAGCATCATGCTACATGTGGTAACACAAGAAGACTCCCATTAAATTCggcaagtattttttttaacagcattGCAGAGGTGATACAAttaagcaagcaaaagaaataataaacaaaaaattgaaagacagaaaattatTATTTGCAGGAAAAAATTCAAGACAACAGGAAAATTATTGTGTACATGAGTTCAGTAAGGTGAtaggtaaaaatattaaaaattcaaaaactttaaataaaggaTAATCAGCTGTAAtatataatagaagaaaatatcacATACCAGTTACAagaacacacatatacacaaatcaACTTAAAAAGTAATGGGGTGTAGATTTGTGCTTGCTGATATTAAAATACACTTCATTGTAATAATTAACAATTTAGCTCCAACATATCGATAGaccacagattaatggaacagcaCAGAGACTCCAAAAATAGGCCCAAAAGCGTGAGGGAATTTAGTAAAGATAAAGACAgtattaatttcattaatttcaaatTAATGAAGAAAAGATTGTTCAACAATTGGTGTTAGTACAACTGGGTAACCATCTGAGTAATTTTGGTTTAAGAGTGAGGCAATTAATGTCCAGGAAAAATTTAACCATTAAAAATTGAAACATAAAAGAACACATTAAAATGTGggagaattttaatatttattttcagagtGGGAAAAGGTTTCAAGCCCTGTCAGAAAATTCAGAAGCTAAGTTTGAgagaaaaaactaaaggaaaaatactGGCAAGAAATAGCAAGAGCTAATCACCATTACATGTGCACAAGAAAGAAACCACAGATGGCTGGTGtgataataaagaataaaataagttaaaacgAAAACAAAACACCATTTTTCCCACCTATCAGACTGGCCAAAGATCAAGAAGTTTAACAACACAGTCTTGGCAAAGGTTTGTAATAGGTACTCTCCCATTCAAGGTCTATGCAGGACGACTTAGCAACatctatcaaaattataaatgctaAATTTCAAACAATTCCATTTCCAGGACTTAATATTATGGATATACTTGCACAAGTGCACAAAGACACAAATACAGCAAATACAAAATTCTCTGCAACACTGCATGAATAGATTGAATCCCCAACAAACAACCATCACTATAAGCTGGTTACATAATTGATACATTTATGCAATAGAATACCACACAATCACATCAAAGTAGAGTTGAGATTCCACTCAATTCCAGGCATAATTCCCCCAGGCTTTTTATATAGAAATTGacaacctgattttaaaacttatgtGGAAAGGCAAAAACCGTGTACAATAgtcaaagactttttttaaaaaaagaacaaatttccaATACTGACACTAACcaatttcaagatttactataaagttacagtaatcaagacagtataaTCTGGACAGTaggacagacacagagatcaacggaacagagatcaacggaacagagaatccagaaatagatgcatacatttatggtcaattaatttttggcAAAAGTGCCAAAGCAAGTccatggggaaaagaaagaatgaaaaaaatggtgctggaattaCTAGATatccaactgggaaaaaaaaaaagaacatcagtCCTTTACATACAACTCACAAAAATAATCTGAGATTGATCACAGACAttaatgtaaaactataaaactccagaagaaaacaaaggtgaAAATTTTTGAGACTCTGAGGTAGACAAAGATTTTTTTAGCCAAGAATCACACCCATTCTAcctatgtccacataaaaacttgttcaAAAATCTtcaatgcaggggctggcccagtggccgagtggttaagtttgtgcgctccactttagcggcccagggtttcactggttcaaatgctgggcacggacatggtatcgctcatcaggccacactgaagtggcgtcccatgtaccacaactagaaggacctacaactataatatatatacaaccgtgcactgggggactttggggacaaaaagggaggaaaaaaatcttcagtgcAGCTTTATGCACAATAACCAAAATCtcaaaacaacccaaaagtcaggggaactggataaacaaaatgtggtctatcagTATAATAGAAAACTACTCAGCAATCAAAAGGAACAACTACTTGGAACAATATGAATGAAACTCagtcattatgctgagtgaaaaaagctagACACAGTGTACATAATGCATAATTCcattttttctgaaattctaaaaaaggCAACCTAATCTacataaaaagaaagcagatgagtCATTGCCTGGGGTcaggagtggagggagagagagacttttggaggtgatgaaaatgttctgtatcttgattgttaTGGTGGCTCTAAGAGTCTGTAAATCTGTCAAACTCCaccaaattgtacattttaagagGGTGCaatttactgtatataaattacacTTTAATAAAGCCATCCATAAAACAGACCTATAAGTAACCGATATGGACCTACAACCAAGAAACACTGTTAAACcaaaaaaagcaaggtgcagaacagGGTGTACTTCCCTTTGtgtgaagagagaaaggagagagagtgggaggaggaaCATGTATAGAAATATATGCTTGCTGATGCACACAATAGGTATGGAAGGATACAAAAGAAACTAGTAATAGTGAGATTTCTGGGAAACAGAACTACAGGACCAAGTGACAGTGTGAAAAAAGCTTACTCTTCACTAGATACCCacttaaatgttttattaagtAGACATATAACCTTGCcaagaaatttaaatatgttaaatttcTCTGAAAATACGAAGTATGTTTGTCACACTGACTATCATCTTGGAAGGCGCTAAATGATGAAAGTATAAGCCACTTACCTTACTAAAATGGAAAGCAcatatcacttttttctttaagttgatTGATGATGCTCCCAATGAACGATGCTTCTAATAACGTCCTGTGTGTTTGGgaactaatctttaaaaaaaaaaatctatagctaAAGTAAAAcaatctattaaaaaaacaagagaatacAAAAATAGTATGGTCTTATTAACTGATATATTAAAACAACTGAGACTAAGCTAGACTAAGTAAATGGCCTTGctccaatttttcactatttcatGCAAAATATAACACAACTGCAATATGATCACTATCTCATTTTTGCACCATATagcagattttgtttttcttcaaaaataaccACTACCTCCTACTCCAATCCCGACCTCCATGGAAGGAGTATATTTTCCTTCCCATCTGATGCTGAGCTTGGCCATATGCCTTACTTTGGCCTCATGGTGGGCAGAGTCAACTTCCCTGCCCCCATAGCCTTGGCCAtctgacttgctttggccaacaggaCATTAGCAGAAAGGATGCACACAGAGGTTTGAAATGTCTTTGTGCAGCTGGGCTTGTCCTCTTATAGCTTTGCCATCACCATGAGAAGTTTCACCAGGTAGATGCTGCCCCTTCAGTCTAGGCCCCAGAATAAACACAAAGAGTAGAAATGAGCCAAACCCCAAATGATGTGCTAAgcacaacccccagggagaaggaAAGCCCACCTGCACCCACAGCCGCCTAGCTAAACCTAATCCACAGCTGCTCTAGAGATGTATAAGCAAGAATAAttcattgctgttttaagccattgagttCTAGGGGAGTTTCTCACACAGTGACAACCGACTAATACATATtgcacttaattttattttctgggaaGCTCAAAACTTACCAAAGATTAAGTCTCAAGAGggataaaaacttgaaaaaacagagaaagctcatttaatttcctttattaacACTaagaattctaattttaaaaataatgaattaccttactttacttctttttctcccaatttctaaatattttaatacaatacTTGGCAGTTGGGAGCCACCTTAGGAAAGAGGTAGACTGATACACAATTCTGCAGAAATTGCCAATCACCTGTTGAGGTATGCTAGGTATCACTTCACTTTAGTTTGCCCTACATATTAAATCATCACTAATCTAGCATTACACAACTTAATAACCCTCACTCTATTAAATATAATCTTGCAAGCAAGGACCAAAATGCATTCTCTAACCTGTTAACAAGTTGACAAGACCCCCCATGACAATCCAAAGCTGGCTTATTAATATGATAGTAATGAAATCAACGTTGGggccaaaaaataataatcaaactTTACTTAAAATGACCACTTCAGAGAGAAACCCACAATAACAATTATATTTTACTATAGATTACAAGATACATGCTAGAAAGTACCTGAGAATTTAAGGCTACACTCAGTTGCCTGCAGTGCtttataataaaatgcaaattttaatcattaaaatatttagattgtACATCACTCAACATATTTTAAgattaaagtgattttttaaaaacaattttataattCCTATATAATTCCTAGATCATAAAATTCACCTCTTGatagtgtacaatttagtggcttTTAGCATATTCAGAGTTCTACAACaattaccactatctaattccagaatattttcatcaccccatacccattagcagtccttccccattctcccttccctccaggCCCCAGCAACTACAAATCTACTTTGTCCTTATGGATTTGgctattctggacgtttcacataaatggaatcatacatgtggccttttgtgactggtttacttcacttagcataatgttctttGAAGGTTCAAAtaacattgtagcatgtatcagtaacACCttgtttttaatggctgaatactATATAGTCCAGTGTATGaatatataacattttgtttatctatcaATTGTTTAAtgggttgcttctactttttagctatcatgaataatgctgctatgaacaatcgTGAATTAGTTTTTATGTGAACACGTTTTCAAGTCTCTTGGATATACCTAGAAGCATAACTGCTGGACCATATCGTAACTCTAAGTTTAACTTTTGAGAGATTGTTTTCCAAACCAGCTGCATCACTCtttctacattcccaccagctacGTACAagcgttccaatttctctacatccctGTCAacattattatctttttaaattttagtcatcTTTTTGGGTGCAAAGTGGTATCTCataattttgatttgtattttacTAATGACTACATTGAGCAtctttcctttggagaaatgtctattctaatgctgtcctcattttttaaattggttcttttctttttattactgagctgTAACAGTTCCTTTACCTGGATATTAGACTCTTGTCAGATGTATGGTTTACAAGTATTTCCTCCAATCCTgttggttgccttttcactttcttgatagaatcctttgatacacaaaagttttaatttgatgaagtccaattacatatattttctttggttgcttgtgattcaggtgtcatatctaagaaactattacCTAATCCAACACCAGGAAGATCTACATCTATGTTCTCTTCCATGAGTCTGAAAGTTTTAGCTTACGCTTAAATCTCTGACCCATCTTGAGTTCATTTTGTATATGCTGTGATGCAGGGGTaaaactttcattcttctgcatgtggatatccaattgtcccgGCACCGCTTGTTAAAAGACTATTCTTTACCCACTAAATTGTCTTGACACTCTTGTCGAAATCAATTGCCCATAAATATAcgcatttatttctggactctcaattctgttccactgatccatATGATCTTATGCCAGTACTACACAGTCTcaattactgcagctttgtagtaagtattttttatcttattgaggtataactgacatactaTATTAGtctcaggtgtacaacataatgatttgatatttgtatacactgtgaaatgatcatcacaataggtCTAGTTAATACCCATCACTTAcacagttaaaaaatttttttcttgtgatcagaacctttaagatctattctcttagcaactttcaaataagcaatattgtattattaactatagtcaccatgttgtacattatatcACCATGACTTattttctaactggaagtttgtatctttcatCATCCCCCACCTCtggaaccaccaatctgttctctgtatctatgaagcTTGGGTCTTTTTTTTATTCCACAGATAAGTGACATCATACGGTGTGATGATGTGATTtgcaagaaaaatatatatttggccattcagatgaccaaaatatatttctcatatacaTTTGGTGTTCATTCATGGtttctggctcacagctcccaaaacccttagaatttcctaagtgttgagagTGATGAAGGTGTCTTTTGTTAGGTTAAAAGAGAAGGGCTGGAGGTTGCATGAATCACCAATTTAATCAATCAcacctatgtaatgaagcctccataaaaacccaaaaaggcagggttcggagagcttctgagttggtgaacacatggagatttggagggTGTGGCATGTTCAGAGAAAGCACGGAAGCTCCGAGCCCTTTCCACATACCCTGCCCTACACATATCTTCCATCTAGCTGTTTCTGAGTTACATCCTTCTATAATAAACAGGTGATCTAGTGAGTAAAATGttcctctgagttctgtgagacactctagcaaattaatcaaaccagaggagggggttgtgggaacctcggATTTAGAGGCAGTCAGttagaagtacaggtaacaacttGGGCTTGAGACTGGCATTCTGAGTTGAAGGGGGGTCACTGGAATCTCCAGTCTGTAGCCTGttgctcagaagcacaggtaacaacctgggcttgcaactggCTGGTGTTTGAAGGGTGTTATGTGGgcggagggtggggggtgggaggttaGTCTTGCAgactgaactcttaacctgtgggatctgaagTTATCTCCAAGTGGATAGCGTTAGAACTGACTCGAACTGTAGGACACCTTGCTGGTGTCAGAACTGTTTGGTGTTGTGTGGGAAGCCAGCCTCCCCCCTCCACACATACTCATGGAAACTGGGTCCAGGAACCTAatttatgcagtatttgtctttgtattatttcacttagcataacactctccaagtccatccatgttcttgcaaatagcaaaatttcattctttttatggctgagtaatactccatagtgtgtgtgtatacacacacacacatctttatccattcatccatcaatgggcacttaggttgtttccatatctcggctattgtaaataacgctgcaatgaacatagcagtgcatattatcttttcaagttagtttttaattttttccagataaacagccagaagtggaattgctggattgtatggtagttctatttttaattttttgaggaagctccacacTGTTTTTcacaatggctgcaccaatttacattcccaccagctgtgcacagggttcccatttctccgaAACCTTGCTAACACGTGTTATTTCTAGAAAGGAATAACCCCCAAAACTCTACGTAGAAAATGCccaatgtttggaaattaagaaaacctaTCCTACACAAACCGTAAGaaatctcagttaaaaaaaaacacacagtgGGTGAACTTGTCCTACCAGATATCAACACTTAACTGTAAGACCACAGTAATCTGTGATACTCATTTAgggatagacaaatagaccaaagAAATAGACTAATGACACAAAATAAGAGTGCCAGGAaatcatattcatatatatatatatatacatatatatatatagtcaattGGTTTATCATAGATAGTACCACAGCttggaaaatagatttttaaagaaatagtgctgggacaactggttatcatatggggaaaaaagggaaaccaAATCCCTACCTCATATCATATACTAAAGTCAATGCCAAATGGACTAACCAAAGACATAAAATGTGAAAGGTGAAACGCACTACAAAAGATGAGTATCCAAAGATTATGTAAAAACAaatcctaggggccagccctatggcagAGTGATtcaagttccatgtgctccacctCAGCGGcatgggttcacaggtttggatcccacacGCAGACCTACTCCCCTTGTCAACCATGccgtggagacatcccacatacaagatagaggagggctggcagagatgttagctcaggtgaatcttcctcaccaaaaaaaaaaaaatcctacaaatCAATGAAACAGCCAATcgaagaaaaaaatggacaaagacgATGGCAAAGGCAATGACAACGAAGAAGGAAAAGGCAATGGACAACCAccacaatagctaaaatttaaaagtttgagaacacaaagtgttggtgagaatgtggggTAATGTTGCTGCTGCTGGCAGCATTAACTGCTAAAACACTTTGGAGAACAGGCCAGAAGAGCAACCAACCCACAGTGAAATAGATGGATCCCAAAAGTAACCCTGAGGCTAGTAGGGGTAGgatggggaaggaactggacctGATGTTTGAGTATGGGTATTACTGCCAAGCATGCgacatttggggggaaaaaaaacgcCCTAGCATCTTAGAAAATCAGGTAAAAGAAAAGTGAAgcaattattaactccaggggaaaaggggggggggggcggagaaTATAGCTTCAGAAGAATAGTTAGCTCAGCAATAAACAATATTTACACACTTATAACACCACTCATTATTATTGGCTTAACCAATAACTGAAATATAACTCTGCTACGGGGATACAGGAAAGAGAGTAGGAGAACTAAATTCTAACTACAGAGGCCGAAAGTCAGTAACACCTGAAACTGATAAATCAAAATACAGCAGTTATTGCATACCACCAAAAATATGGAGCTAGATACTaagagaaacaattagaaaagTGAAAGCAGTAGCTTCTGGAAAAAGGTACTTGGAGAAGGGGAATGGTGAGGAGTGCAATATTTGTCATTATAGGGCTTTTAGTGCAATTTGACTTTAACAACAATATACATGtattactttgaaaatttttaaaaagttctccatTCTTACTGCATTTCTGTCAATTTCTCCTGGCATTCAAGAGGTCTGCTTTATTAGCATATAAAGgttttagccattttttaaacttagagtacacataaaacacattttaaaatctcaCCAAAATGAAAGTTCTGAAAATTCATTACCCTATTGACTCAACAGGTCAAAGAAAACGAAAACAGATACAAGACTCTGGAAATGCAAGAGACTACAactcaagatttaaaaaattttaattcgtAGG
The nucleotide sequence above comes from Equus asinus isolate D_3611 breed Donkey chromosome 7, EquAss-T2T_v2, whole genome shotgun sequence. Encoded proteins:
- the ESCO1 gene encoding N-acetyltransferase ESCO1 isoform X2, with product MMSIQEKSKENSSTVIKKSEDKNLGIQIQGSQRNLAKKSVPKEAIKSVVKSSSGNKINEPELGTCMSTRSAKAASCDKKGGKSINKNMVTAKGHSQQEPTKQKKLSQKKSVHEPPKANEQLNRRSQRLQQLTEVSTMSLRSREIQGQVQVVKQSLPPIRKEHCSNTQSKSNKVKTSQKHVKRKILEMKSDSKEDENPLINEVINSPKGKKRKIEPQTVYACSSECIKGSGKCLQKNIRKEGKKSLTVTSSEIKRSKLSPSVVSKRNEKSIHTQVNSSAKSQKSPQPLVPEQSVDNELEQAGKSKRGSILQLCEEIAGEIESDTVEVKKESSQMESVKEEKPAEIKLEETDIARQILHQKETNQDVQCNRFFPSRKTKPVKCILNGMNSSTKKNSNWTKIKLSKFNSVQQNKLDSQVSPKLGSLRTSFSLPALEMHHPVTHSTFIGTKPHDKNTACQQEEMREINSREVKINDTTIQSNKTTKRAPENCHLDNQIKPCPNPPLDNQRKDSFQSTPDKNYSLCLESKLENNPVENTTTVSALLSQGKIDSGESKFSGPAPQQHSILNNQTLKTSDNRETPPNHSWPKCNSRLEITIPKDLKLKEAEKADEKQLIIDAGQKRFGAVSCNVCGMLYTASNPEDETQHLLFHNQFISAVKYVVLLINHHECGSEEEFITSLFLSMFNFRYTQRSLSFPIRFLEGLEKRKNSG
- the ESCO1 gene encoding N-acetyltransferase ESCO1 isoform X1; its protein translation is MMSIQEKSKENSSTVIKKSEDKNLGIQIQGSQRNLAKKSVPKEAIKSVVKSSSGNKINEPELGTCMSTRSAKAASCDKKGGKSINKNMVTAKGHSQQEPTKQKKLSQKKSVHEPPKANEQLNRRSQRLQQLTEVSTMSLRSREIQGQVQVVKQSLPPIRKEHCSNTQSKSNKVKTSQKHVKRKILEMKSDSKEDENPLINEVINSPKGKKRKIEPQTVYACSSECIKGSGKCLQKNIRKEGKKSLTVTSSEIKRSKLSPSVVSKRNEKSIHTQVNSSAKSQKSPQPLVPEQSVDNELEQAGKSKRGSILQLCEEIAGEIESDTVEVKKESSQMESVKEEKPAEIKLEETDIARQILHQKETNQDVQCNRFFPSRKTKPVKCILNGMNSSTKKNSNWTKIKLSKFNSVQQNKLDSQVSPKLGSLRTSFSLPALEMHHPVTHSTFIGTKPHDKNTACQQEEMREINSREVKINDTTIQSNKTTKRAPENCHLDNQIKPCPNPPLDNQRKDSFQSTPDKNYSLCLESKLENNPVENTTTVSALLSQGKIDSGESKFSGPAPQQHSILNNQTLKTSDNRETPPNHSWPKCNSRLEITIPKDLKLKEAEKADEKQLIIDAGQKRFGAVSCNVCGMLYTASNPEDETQHLLFHNQFISAVKYVGWKKERILAEYPDGRIIMVLPEDPKYALKKVDEIREMVDNDLGFQQAPLMCYSRTKTLLFISNDKKVVGCLIAEHIQWGYRVIEEKLPAIRSEEEKVRFERQKAWCCSTLPEPAICGISRIWVFSMMRRKKIASRMIECLRSNFIYGSYLSKEEIAFSDPTPDGKLFATQYCGTGQFLVYNFINGQNST